In Kordia antarctica, the following proteins share a genomic window:
- the metG gene encoding methionine--tRNA ligase, with translation MTQNPQRYTITAALPYTNGPIHIGHLAGVYVPADIYARYLRLTGNDVAFISGSDEHGVAIPMRAKKEGISPQDVIDKYHGIIKKSFADFGISFDNYSRTSSEIHHETASDFFKKLYADGEFIEEVTEQLYDAEADQFLADRFVTGTCPKCGHEEAYGDQCENCGSSLSGTELINPKSAITGNVPTLKQTKHWFLPLDKYSDFLNEWIVEGHKKDWKPNVLGQVKSWIDDGLKPRAVTRDLDWGIPVPVEGAEGKVLYVWFDAPIGYISATKEWAAREGKDWELYWKDEDTKLVHFIGKDNIVFHCIIFPSMLKAHGDYILPDNVPANEFLNLEGNKLSTSKNWAVWLHEYLEDFPEKEDVLRYTLTANAPESKDNDFTWKDFQARNNNELVAILGNFINRVVVLTHKYYNGIVPAPNEYNEIDEAAIAQLKAFPAVISSSIERYRFREASQELMNLARLGNKYLADEEPWKVIKQDEERVKTVMYIALQIAAALASLSEPFLPFTSTKLKGILNISTSELETSWNEVATKNALLPANHQINPGELLFAKIEDKEIQVQLDKLEATKKANEAENKIVTPQKDIATFDDFTKLDIRVGTIVEAEKMPKTKKLLVLKVDTGLDTRTIVSGIAESFKPEEVIGKKVTVLINLAPRKLRGVESEGMILMTETPEGKLVFVNPDEEDVKSGAVIS, from the coding sequence ATGACTCAAAATCCACAACGTTATACCATTACCGCAGCTTTACCATATACAAACGGACCAATCCATATTGGACATTTGGCTGGCGTATATGTTCCTGCTGATATTTATGCACGTTACTTACGATTAACAGGCAATGATGTTGCTTTTATCAGCGGAAGCGATGAACACGGTGTTGCGATTCCGATGCGCGCCAAAAAAGAAGGGATTTCTCCGCAAGATGTTATTGATAAATATCACGGAATCATCAAAAAATCGTTTGCAGATTTTGGAATTTCGTTCGATAACTATTCAAGAACTTCTTCGGAAATTCATCATGAAACTGCGTCTGATTTCTTTAAAAAATTATATGCAGATGGCGAATTTATTGAAGAAGTAACAGAACAATTATACGATGCAGAAGCCGATCAGTTTTTAGCCGATCGTTTTGTAACAGGAACCTGCCCGAAATGTGGTCATGAAGAAGCGTATGGCGATCAATGTGAAAATTGTGGAAGTTCGTTAAGCGGAACGGAATTAATCAATCCGAAATCGGCAATCACAGGAAATGTTCCAACCTTAAAACAAACAAAACACTGGTTTTTACCTTTAGATAAATATAGTGATTTCTTAAACGAATGGATTGTTGAAGGACACAAAAAAGATTGGAAACCAAATGTCCTCGGACAAGTGAAATCGTGGATTGATGACGGTTTAAAACCACGCGCAGTAACGCGTGATTTAGATTGGGGAATTCCAGTTCCTGTAGAAGGCGCAGAAGGAAAAGTATTATATGTTTGGTTTGATGCGCCAATCGGATATATTTCGGCAACGAAAGAATGGGCAGCACGTGAAGGAAAAGATTGGGAATTGTATTGGAAAGATGAAGACACCAAGTTGGTTCACTTTATCGGAAAAGATAATATTGTATTTCACTGTATCATTTTTCCATCAATGTTAAAAGCACATGGCGATTATATTTTGCCAGATAATGTGCCTGCAAACGAATTCTTAAACTTAGAAGGAAACAAACTATCAACGTCTAAAAATTGGGCAGTTTGGTTGCATGAATATTTAGAAGATTTTCCTGAAAAAGAAGATGTTTTACGATACACGTTGACCGCGAATGCACCCGAAAGTAAAGACAACGACTTTACGTGGAAAGATTTCCAAGCACGAAACAACAACGAATTAGTAGCGATTTTAGGAAACTTTATCAATCGTGTAGTTGTGTTGACACATAAATATTATAACGGAATTGTTCCTGCGCCAAATGAATACAACGAAATTGATGAAGCGGCAATTGCGCAACTAAAAGCGTTTCCGGCGGTGATTTCGAGTTCCATTGAAAGATATCGTTTCCGTGAAGCAAGTCAAGAATTAATGAATTTGGCGCGATTAGGAAATAAGTATTTAGCCGATGAAGAACCTTGGAAAGTCATTAAACAAGACGAAGAACGTGTAAAAACTGTGATGTATATTGCATTGCAAATTGCTGCTGCGTTGGCGTCACTAAGTGAACCGTTTTTACCATTTACGTCTACTAAATTAAAAGGAATTTTAAATATTTCAACAAGCGAATTAGAAACATCTTGGAATGAAGTAGCTACAAAAAATGCGTTGCTTCCTGCAAATCATCAAATTAATCCAGGTGAATTGTTATTCGCTAAAATAGAAGACAAAGAAATTCAAGTGCAATTGGACAAATTAGAAGCGACTAAAAAAGCAAACGAAGCGGAAAATAAAATAGTAACGCCACAAAAAGACATTGCAACATTTGACGATTTTACAAAACTAGACATTCGTGTTGGAACGATTGTAGAAGCAGAAAAAATGCCAAAAACGAAAAAGCTTTTAGTCTTAAAAGTGGACACAGGATTAGACACAAGAACCATTGTTTCTGGAATTGCAGAAAGTTTCAAACCAGAAGAAGTAATTGGAAAAAAAGTAACTGTTCTCATCAATTTAGCGCCAAGAAAATTACGTGGCGTGGAAAGTGAAGGCATGATTTTAATGACTGAAACGCCAGAAGGAAAGTTAGTTTTTGTAAATCCTGATGAGGAAGATGTTAAAAGTGGTGCCGTGATTAGTTAA
- a CDS encoding class I SAM-dependent methyltransferase, translating into MGATYNHIGKGYNNTRKADPFLLERIQYHLNPINEGLYIDIGCGTGNYTSKLHDEETKFIGIDPSEHMLTKAKKAFPHIDWKLGTAENIPLKDNSMEGVLGTLTLHHWNNLEKGFSELFRVMKPYANMVFFTATPKQMEGYWLNHYFPKMLEDSMKQMPSLAKIKTAMKAAGFKNIFSEKYSIKPDLKDLFLYAGKQNPKLYLDANVRNGISSFSLLAHQDEVQKGLAQLEKDIDSGEIKKIMQQYKNRDGDYLFLLSQKEV; encoded by the coding sequence ATGGGAGCTACATATAATCACATTGGAAAAGGATATAACAATACACGAAAAGCAGATCCATTTTTATTAGAACGAATTCAATATCACTTAAATCCTATTAACGAAGGATTATATATAGACATTGGTTGCGGCACAGGAAATTATACGTCAAAATTACATGACGAGGAAACAAAATTTATAGGTATTGATCCTTCTGAACATATGTTGACGAAAGCAAAAAAAGCCTTTCCACATATAGACTGGAAATTAGGAACTGCCGAAAACATTCCGCTAAAAGACAATAGCATGGAAGGCGTTCTTGGAACATTAACATTACATCATTGGAACAATTTAGAAAAAGGATTTTCAGAGCTATTTCGTGTCATGAAACCGTACGCAAATATGGTTTTCTTTACAGCGACACCAAAACAAATGGAAGGGTATTGGCTGAATCATTACTTTCCTAAAATGCTAGAAGATTCTATGAAACAAATGCCTTCGCTAGCTAAAATTAAAACCGCAATGAAAGCCGCTGGTTTCAAAAATATATTTTCAGAAAAGTACTCCATCAAACCCGATTTAAAAGATTTATTCTTATACGCAGGTAAACAAAATCCAAAACTATACTTAGATGCAAATGTGCGAAACGGAATTTCCTCATTTTCTCTTTTAGCACATCAAGACGAAGTTCAAAAAGGACTCGCACAACTTGAAAAAGATATTGATTCGGGTGAAATCAAAAAAATCATGCAGCAATACAAAAATCGTGATGGCGATTATTTATTTTTATTAAGTCAGAAAGAAGTTTAA
- a CDS encoding YraN family protein has product MAAHNDLGNEGEKLAVKHLLAHGYAILETNYRFQKAEVDVIAQKAETLAVVEVKTRTSAHFGNPEDFVTPKKIKLLVKAIDTYVNDNDLNVEVRFDIIAIVLDKNKTTINHIEDAFYHF; this is encoded by the coding sequence ATGGCAGCACATAATGATTTAGGAAACGAAGGCGAAAAATTAGCCGTGAAACATCTATTAGCACATGGATATGCGATATTAGAAACAAATTATCGATTCCAAAAAGCAGAAGTTGATGTCATAGCTCAGAAAGCAGAAACGTTGGCAGTTGTGGAAGTAAAAACGAGAACTTCTGCACATTTCGGGAATCCTGAAGACTTTGTAACTCCTAAAAAGATTAAATTATTAGTCAAAGCAATTGATACATATGTAAATGATAATGATTTGAATGTTGAGGTTCGGTTTGATATTATCGCAATCGTACTTGATAAAAATAAAACTACCATAAATCATATAGAAGACGCATTTTATCATTTTTGA
- a CDS encoding ferritin, producing the protein MLSKNMESALNAQIRIEAESSQVYLAMASFAETQGFEGVSLFMYMHSDEERQHMLKFVKYINERGGHATISELSKPPLEYGSIKEMFQNLFDHEVKVSKSINDLVHISLQEQDYATHNFLQWYVAEQIEEEALARTILDKINLIGDDKGGLYLFDRDVQAITVQPSTASPAQ; encoded by the coding sequence ATGTTATCAAAAAATATGGAAAGTGCTCTAAATGCACAAATTAGAATAGAAGCCGAATCTTCACAAGTATATCTAGCAATGGCAAGTTTTGCTGAAACGCAAGGTTTTGAAGGCGTATCATTATTTATGTATATGCATTCTGATGAAGAACGTCAACACATGCTAAAATTTGTAAAATATATCAACGAACGCGGCGGACATGCTACGATTTCGGAATTATCTAAGCCACCTTTGGAATATGGTTCGATTAAAGAAATGTTTCAAAATCTATTTGATCATGAAGTAAAAGTATCAAAAAGCATCAATGATTTAGTTCACATTAGTTTACAAGAACAAGATTATGCAACGCACAACTTTTTACAATGGTATGTAGCAGAGCAAATTGAAGAAGAAGCGTTGGCACGTACTATTCTTGACAAAATCAACTTAATTGGCGATGACAAAGGTGGATTGTACTTGTTTGACAGAGATGTGCAAGCAATTACGGTACAGCCTTCTACTGCAAGTCCAGCACAATAA
- a CDS encoding TlpA family protein disulfide reductase — translation MIKKILFILCMIPLCMQAQKTMLGTFSPAEEYEWFILYKLKTTHQAYIDNGKIVDGKLNYTFKADAEKGMYRLVYGMPQESENFDFIYSGEEDITFMFDENDSEFTLSKENQLYTSYFSSVNMAKKQINDFYQTTQSHTSDYMTIFKILNDTQEVFEKEAAGTIVYNFIKASRSYIPTSYEKPEIMVDNIKKHYFDHVDFSNPVLQNSDFIADKMSNYVFTALPMKEFTGEELIEEYKKNIATIDEKIKPVAIDYQKTLFNVLWEQMVVVENQDIANHIADTYLISLAKQLNDQVLIDKLKTYKRLSFGQVAPDFTWVKDNKAHKLSELKSAENYIIVFWSSTCSHCLKELPLLKTFVESKEKGTFKVIAIGLEDERTSWANESSFYPNFIHVLGLDKWENEIGNQYDVSSTPTFFILDKDKRIIGKPYGVEELEAFFKKE, via the coding sequence ATGATTAAAAAAATACTTTTTATTCTTTGCATGATTCCATTGTGCATGCAAGCGCAGAAAACTATGTTGGGTACATTTTCTCCAGCAGAAGAGTACGAATGGTTTATCTTATATAAATTAAAAACAACGCATCAGGCATACATTGATAACGGAAAAATTGTCGATGGGAAATTAAATTATACGTTTAAAGCTGACGCTGAAAAAGGTATGTATCGTTTGGTGTATGGAATGCCACAAGAGTCTGAGAATTTCGATTTTATTTATAGTGGCGAAGAAGATATTACGTTTATGTTTGATGAAAATGATTCTGAATTTACGCTTTCAAAAGAAAATCAACTATATACTTCTTATTTTTCTAGTGTGAATATGGCGAAGAAACAAATCAATGATTTTTACCAAACTACACAATCTCACACATCTGATTATATGACTATTTTTAAAATCCTGAATGATACGCAAGAGGTTTTTGAAAAAGAAGCAGCAGGAACTATTGTGTATAATTTTATCAAAGCGAGTCGTTCGTACATTCCTACTTCTTATGAAAAACCAGAAATAATGGTTGATAATATTAAGAAGCATTATTTTGATCATGTAGATTTTTCGAATCCTGTGTTGCAAAATTCAGATTTCATTGCAGATAAAATGTCAAATTATGTGTTTACGGCATTGCCAATGAAAGAGTTTACAGGAGAAGAATTAATAGAAGAATATAAGAAGAACATTGCCACCATTGATGAAAAAATAAAACCTGTTGCTATTGATTATCAAAAAACATTGTTCAACGTTTTGTGGGAACAAATGGTTGTTGTGGAGAATCAAGATATTGCAAATCATATTGCCGACACCTATTTGATTTCGTTGGCAAAACAATTGAACGATCAAGTATTAATTGATAAGTTAAAAACCTATAAACGTTTGTCATTTGGGCAAGTTGCTCCAGATTTTACGTGGGTAAAAGATAATAAAGCACATAAATTAAGTGAATTAAAAAGTGCTGAAAACTATATTATCGTGTTTTGGAGTAGTACTTGTTCGCATTGTCTGAAAGAATTGCCATTGTTGAAAACGTTTGTTGAAAGCAAAGAAAAAGGTACTTTTAAAGTGATCGCAATTGGTTTGGAAGATGAACGCACAAGTTGGGCAAATGAAAGTTCGTTTTACCCAAATTTCATTCACGTTTTAGGTTTGGATAAGTGGGAAAATGAAATTGGAAACCAATATGATGTAAGTTCTACGCCAACATTTTTTATATTAGATAAAGATAAACGCATTATTGGAAAACCATATGGTGTAGAAGAATTGGAAGCGTTTTTTAAGAAGGAATAA
- a CDS encoding aspartate kinase: MKTISSIVEEYIKAKPFLSSALSQGIINLTSLSRLIKPEIEHQLGKEVKNGAIVMALKRLSSELEFRVTHRVLKFVRNIGEITVRSALNDYTFRVTETLLKSQAAFMSEIEDLNTVFYTSSRGVNESNIVVSSEVAALVGKIFKDEILLEKQENLSSITVKLPKDNVNVPGIYYFIFQRLSWEGINIYEVISTTNEFTILVNDEQVDKAFTVIKNLKSL, from the coding sequence ATGAAAACCATTTCCTCAATTGTAGAAGAATATATAAAAGCCAAGCCGTTTTTATCGAGCGCGTTGTCGCAAGGAATTATCAATTTGACATCATTATCTCGACTTATAAAACCTGAGATTGAGCATCAATTAGGAAAAGAAGTAAAAAATGGAGCTATTGTAATGGCTTTGAAACGCTTATCGTCTGAATTAGAGTTTAGAGTGACGCATAGAGTATTGAAATTTGTCCGAAATATTGGAGAAATCACAGTCCGATCTGCCTTAAACGATTATACATTTAGAGTCACAGAAACTTTATTGAAAAGTCAGGCAGCATTTATGTCTGAAATTGAAGATTTGAATACCGTTTTTTATACATCTTCTCGCGGTGTAAACGAATCTAATATTGTGGTAAGTAGTGAAGTTGCAGCATTGGTTGGAAAGATTTTTAAGGACGAAATTTTATTAGAAAAACAAGAGAATTTATCATCAATCACGGTAAAGTTGCCAAAAGATAATGTAAACGTTCCTGGAATTTATTATTTTATTTTTCAACGTTTATCTTGGGAAGGCATTAATATTTATGAAGTAATTTCAACAACAAATGAATTTACTATTTTAGTAAACGATGAACAGGTTGATAAAGCTTTTACCGTAATTAAAAACCTGAAATCACTTTAA
- a CDS encoding helix-turn-helix domain-containing protein → MKKILLYACLFFVGTVAFGQEKKDLLKEFENLRIKFRDTSISFEKAKILASDYLDTAKKSGEKRFIGRGYFLLALRNTNIKQKLQYLDSAIFYTENIKGDNRFPMHAYLAKGIALNYEKDYPEALNNYFLAEAAAATNGNFKYQYDIKYNIAYLKRISGNYKEAEKLFKEYIAYKKSIGSKYVEGNLQALFQLSSTYYESNQSKKATEINVQGIQIALKNNLGELYHSFVINEGINLFYKKNYKASIDSIQKGISHLEERNQLVATFYLGKNYHALGEREKAMNYFKKVDTSYNEKNDLFPPLREAYVYLIKNAQAKKNERIELYYTKQLLKIDSTIHADYKYLSKNISKNYDIPAYVANKERLIKKLQGQNKRITIERDWIAIIGGFIGLLVISLLIYYYRLKKEYEKRYNEIVEQSNSMIEEEIIVKNAKPQAVSLGIDQHIIEEVLQTLETFELGEAYLKNQISLKDVAKIVNTNSKYLSKIVNSYKGKNFTTYVNDLRIDYLVSHVQHDTKYQKYTIRAIAEEIGFSNPEGFSRAFQKKTGLKPSYFIKKVRESTQKKR, encoded by the coding sequence ATGAAGAAGATTTTACTGTATGCATGTTTATTTTTTGTTGGAACTGTTGCTTTTGGGCAAGAAAAAAAGGACTTATTAAAAGAGTTTGAAAATTTAAGAATTAAGTTTCGTGATACAAGTATTAGTTTCGAAAAAGCAAAAATACTTGCAAGTGATTATTTAGATACAGCAAAAAAGAGTGGCGAAAAACGATTTATTGGAAGAGGTTACTTTTTGTTGGCACTAAGGAATACTAATATAAAACAGAAACTTCAGTATTTAGATAGTGCTATTTTTTATACAGAAAATATAAAAGGCGATAATAGATTTCCTATGCATGCATATTTGGCAAAAGGGATAGCTCTAAATTATGAAAAGGATTATCCTGAGGCATTAAATAATTATTTTTTAGCAGAAGCGGCAGCGGCAACAAATGGTAATTTTAAATATCAGTATGATATTAAATATAATATAGCTTATTTAAAAAGAATTTCGGGAAATTATAAAGAAGCAGAAAAACTTTTTAAAGAATATATCGCTTATAAAAAATCTATAGGCTCAAAATATGTTGAAGGAAATTTACAGGCGCTTTTTCAATTATCTTCTACATATTATGAATCAAATCAGTCTAAAAAGGCTACTGAAATTAATGTACAAGGTATTCAAATTGCCTTAAAAAATAATCTTGGAGAATTGTATCATTCTTTTGTTATAAATGAGGGAATAAATTTATTTTATAAAAAAAATTATAAAGCTTCCATTGATAGTATTCAAAAGGGTATTTCCCATCTAGAAGAAAGAAATCAATTAGTTGCAACTTTCTATTTAGGAAAAAACTATCATGCATTAGGTGAACGTGAAAAAGCAATGAACTACTTCAAAAAAGTAGATACATCTTATAACGAAAAAAACGATCTTTTTCCACCATTGCGTGAAGCATATGTCTATCTAATTAAAAATGCACAAGCAAAAAAAAATGAAAGAATAGAATTGTATTACACGAAACAATTATTAAAAATAGACAGTACCATTCATGCTGACTATAAATATTTATCCAAAAATATTTCGAAAAACTATGATATTCCTGCGTATGTAGCTAATAAAGAGCGTTTGATTAAAAAACTACAAGGTCAAAATAAACGTATTACTATTGAAAGAGATTGGATTGCCATTATAGGTGGTTTTATTGGTTTGTTAGTGATAAGCTTACTTATATACTATTATCGATTAAAAAAGGAATATGAAAAACGCTATAATGAGATTGTTGAACAATCCAATTCCATGATAGAAGAAGAAATCATTGTGAAAAATGCCAAACCACAAGCAGTATCTTTAGGAATAGATCAACATATTATAGAAGAAGTTTTACAAACCTTAGAAACATTTGAACTAGGAGAAGCTTATCTTAAAAATCAAATCTCTTTAAAAGATGTCGCTAAAATCGTGAATACAAACTCCAAGTATTTATCTAAAATTGTAAACTCGTACAAAGGCAAAAACTTTACAACGTATGTTAACGATTTGCGAATTGACTATTTAGTAAGTCACGTACAGCATGATACCAAATATCAAAAATATACTATTCGTGCCATTGCTGAAGAAATAGGGTTTTCAAATCCAGAAGGGTTTTCAAGAGCCTTTCAAAAGAAAACAGGCTTAAAACCTTCTTATTTTATAAAAAAAGTTAGAGAAAGTACTCAAAAAAAACGATAA
- a CDS encoding S66 peptidase family protein codes for MNQPKFLHKGATVGILSTARKIPIPEIEAAIELLHSWDLKVVLGTTIDLEENQFAGNDMTRALNFQQFMDDEHIDAIWCARGGYGTIRMVDQLDFSRFIKKPKWIIGYSDITVLHSKGQQLNFETLHATMPINVLKNTPEAIESLRKVLFGGSLNYTIPSVDFNRKGEAKGELIGGNLSMLYSMTGSDLGLDTKGKILFLEDLDEYLYHIDRMLMNLKRNGYFNDLAGLIVGGMTDMNDNSVPFGKNAHEIILDITKEYDFPICFNFPAGHLDDNRALIFGKEVVFSVDSEVKLTF; via the coding sequence ATGAACCAACCCAAATTTTTACACAAAGGAGCAACTGTCGGTATTTTATCGACAGCGCGCAAAATTCCTATTCCTGAAATTGAAGCCGCTATTGAATTATTACATAGTTGGGATTTAAAAGTTGTTTTAGGCACCACAATTGATCTAGAAGAAAACCAATTTGCTGGCAATGATATGACACGTGCGTTGAATTTTCAACAGTTTATGGACGATGAACATATTGATGCTATTTGGTGCGCGCGCGGCGGCTACGGGACGATTCGGATGGTAGATCAGTTAGATTTTTCAAGATTTATCAAAAAGCCAAAATGGATTATTGGCTATTCTGATATTACTGTTTTGCATTCAAAAGGACAGCAATTAAACTTTGAAACTTTACACGCAACGATGCCAATTAATGTTTTGAAGAATACTCCTGAAGCTATCGAAAGTTTACGCAAAGTACTTTTCGGCGGAAGCCTAAATTATACAATTCCAAGTGTTGATTTTAATAGAAAAGGAGAAGCAAAAGGCGAATTGATTGGCGGAAATTTGAGTATGTTGTATAGTATGACAGGTTCTGATTTGGGATTAGATACGAAGGGGAAAATTCTATTTTTAGAAGATTTAGATGAATATTTGTATCATATAGATCGGATGTTGATGAACTTGAAACGCAACGGTTATTTTAACGATTTAGCCGGATTGATTGTTGGCGGAATGACAGATATGAATGACAATTCCGTTCCTTTTGGGAAAAACGCGCATGAAATTATTTTGGATATTACAAAGGAATATGATTTTCCGATTTGCTTCAACTTTCCTGCGGGACATTTGGATGATAATCGCGCGTTGATTTTTGGCAAAGAAGTTGTTTTTTCGGTTGATTCAGAAGTGAAATTAACGTTTTGA